A stretch of Caenorhabditis elegans chromosome IV DNA encodes these proteins:
- the mec-17 gene encoding Alpha-tubulin N-acetyltransferase 1 (Confirmed by transcript evidence), which yields MQVDADLRPILGPQLVRLDPMRVKQLQDPIVYEAIDNLAKLSAHCLQLRTPLTTCEKLINSDSTLYLSWKYDEEEKVSRLMGFAKVGRKKLFLYDSQMQTYEGEILCLLDFYVHFSCQRQGVGQQILDYMFSQEHTEPYQLALDNPSVTLLGFMSQKYGLIKPVWQNTNFVVFEELFLALSAENGIEKPPPDGWRRPMTPRRLGTGMTDTRWLQHAVSGHQSKGNAMAAPVDADMTPQGALSNRAHQAKARKAHILSSKPLW from the exons ATGCAAGTCGACGCCGACCTCCGACCGATTCTCGGTCCTCAACTCGTTCGTTTGGATCCTATGAGAGTTAAGCAATTGCA ggaTCCAATTGTCTATGAAGCAATCGATAATCTTGCTAAACTCTCAGCTCATTGCCTTCAGCTTCGTACTCCTTTGACAACTTGTGAGAAGCTTATCAACTCCGATTCAACTTTATATCTCTCTTGGAAATATGATGA agaagagAAGGTTAGTCGACTCATGGGATTCGCGAAAGTAGGAAGAAAGAAGTTATTCCTTTATGACTCTCAAATGCAGACTTATGAGGGAGAG ATTCTGTGTCTTCTGGACTTTTATGTTCACTTCTCATGTCAACGCCAAGGAGTTGGACAACAAATTCTAGATTACATGTTCTCTCAGGAACACACTGAACCTTATCAATTGGCTCTTGATAATCCATCAGTCACTCTTCTTGGTTTTATGTCACAAAAGTACGGACTTATCAAGCCTGTATGGCAGAATACCAATTTCGTTGTTTTCGAGGAGCTCTTCCTAGCTTTGTCGGCTGAAAATGGAATCG AAAAACCTCCACCAGATGGTTGGCGTCGTCCAATGACTCCACGTCGATTGGGAACTGGAATGACTGATACCCGTTGGCTTCAACACGCTGTTAGTGGTCATCAGAGCAAGGGAAATGCAATGGCTGCTCCGGTGGATGCTGACATGACACCACAAGGTGCTTTGAGCAATAGAGCTCATCAGGCCAAGGCAAGAAAAGCTCACATTCTGTCGAGCAAGCCATTGTGGTGA
- the mec-17 gene encoding N-acetyltransferase domain-containing protein (Confirmed by transcript evidence), producing the protein MGFAKVGRKKLFLYDSQMQTYEGEILCLLDFYVHFSCQRQGVGQQILDYMFSQEHTEPYQLALDNPSVTLLGFMSQKYGLIKPVWQNTNFVVFEELFLALSAENGIEKPPPDGWRRPMTPRRLGTGMTDTRWLQHAVSGHQSKGNAMAAPVDADMTPQGALSNRAHQAKARKAHILSSKPLW; encoded by the exons ATGGGATTCGCGAAAGTAGGAAGAAAGAAGTTATTCCTTTATGACTCTCAAATGCAGACTTATGAGGGAGAG ATTCTGTGTCTTCTGGACTTTTATGTTCACTTCTCATGTCAACGCCAAGGAGTTGGACAACAAATTCTAGATTACATGTTCTCTCAGGAACACACTGAACCTTATCAATTGGCTCTTGATAATCCATCAGTCACTCTTCTTGGTTTTATGTCACAAAAGTACGGACTTATCAAGCCTGTATGGCAGAATACCAATTTCGTTGTTTTCGAGGAGCTCTTCCTAGCTTTGTCGGCTGAAAATGGAATCG AAAAACCTCCACCAGATGGTTGGCGTCGTCCAATGACTCCACGTCGATTGGGAACTGGAATGACTGATACCCGTTGGCTTCAACACGCTGTTAGTGGTCATCAGAGCAAGGGAAATGCAATGGCTGCTCCGGTGGATGCTGACATGACACCACAAGGTGCTTTGAGCAATAGAGCTCATCAGGCCAAGGCAAGAAAAGCTCACATTCTGTCGAGCAAGCCATTGTGGTGA
- the arf-5 gene encoding ADP-ribosylation factor (Confirmed by transcript evidence), with protein MGLTISSLFNRLFGKRQVRILMVGLDAAGKTTILYKLKLGEIVTTIPTIGFNVETVEYKNISFTVWDVGGQDKIRPLWRHYFQNTQGLIFVVDSNDKERIEESREELHKMLNEDELRDATLLVFANKQDLPNAMTAAELTDKLGLHNLRSRQWYIQATCATQGHGLYEGLDWLSNQLSKT; from the exons ATGGGTTTAACAATCTCCTCCCTCTTCAATCGCCTTTTTGGCAAGAGACAG GTTCGTATATTGATGGTCGGACTCGATGCTGCCGGAAAAACTACGATCCTCTACAAACTCAAGCTTGGAGAGATCGTCACCACGATCCCAACTATCG GATTCAATGTTGAAACTGTTGAATACAAGAACATTTCCTTCACTGTGTGGGATGTCGGAGGTCAGGACAAGATCCGTCCACTCTGGAGGCACTATTTCCAAAACACACAAGGACTTATCTTCGTC gtTGACTCGAACGACAAGGAGCGTATTGAAGAATCACGTGAAGAGCTACATAAGATGCTGAACGAGGACGAACTTCGTGACGCTACTCTTCTCGTTTTCGCCAACAAGCAGGATCTTCCAAATGCTATGACCGCCGCCGAATTGACCGACAAGCTTGGACTTCACAATCTCCGCTCAAGACAG tggtaCATCCAAGCTACATGTGCAACTCAAGGACATGGACTCTACGAAGGACTTGACTGGCTATCCAACCAGCTTTCCAAGACCTAA